From the genome of Mycetocola spongiae, one region includes:
- a CDS encoding MFS transporter — translation MQKQALPRQVWVLVSASFVIALGYGIVAPVLPLYAKEFGVSFTQVSAVISIFAAMRLLFAPASGALVQRFGERNTYIAGLLIVALSTGACAFATGYWQLLVLRAIAGIGSTMFTVSAMGLLIRISPPTMRARISSLYSGSFLIGGVAGPIVGAIAASWGLRAPFVIYAGALFIACIVVATTLGSAHLGEPGTVDTRPTVSLARAWTHRSYRAAIAANFANGWASFGVRVSLVPLFMAAVFLDRPEAAALALTTYALGNALIILPAGKWSDRHGRRPFIILGFALAGLSTAAFGYADNLLWALILCALAGVGTGLSAPSQQAVVADVIGQKAKGGQVLATFQMVSDLGAVLGPLLIGLLADSAGFGPAFAVTGGLLLIAALVWLFMPKAPVRTETGAIDVIPR, via the coding sequence GTGCAAAAGCAAGCTCTTCCCCGCCAGGTGTGGGTTCTGGTCAGTGCCTCGTTTGTGATCGCCCTCGGCTATGGCATCGTCGCCCCCGTGCTGCCGCTTTATGCCAAGGAATTTGGCGTGAGCTTCACCCAGGTCTCCGCGGTCATCAGTATCTTCGCGGCGATGCGCCTGCTCTTTGCCCCGGCCTCGGGTGCGCTGGTGCAGCGCTTCGGGGAACGCAATACCTATATTGCGGGCCTGCTGATCGTGGCGCTCTCCACGGGGGCCTGCGCATTTGCCACGGGCTATTGGCAGCTGCTGGTCCTGCGCGCGATCGCCGGAATCGGCTCCACCATGTTCACCGTCTCGGCGATGGGCCTGCTGATCCGGATCAGCCCTCCCACGATGCGCGCCCGCATCTCAAGCCTCTACTCGGGAAGCTTCCTGATCGGCGGCGTGGCCGGACCCATCGTCGGCGCCATCGCGGCCTCCTGGGGCCTGCGGGCACCGTTTGTGATCTATGCCGGCGCGCTGTTCATCGCCTGCATCGTGGTGGCCACCACGCTCGGCAGCGCCCACCTCGGCGAGCCCGGCACCGTGGATACCCGACCCACCGTATCGCTCGCGCGCGCCTGGACCCACCGCTCCTATCGCGCCGCAATCGCCGCGAACTTCGCCAATGGCTGGGCCTCATTTGGGGTCCGCGTCTCGCTGGTACCGCTGTTTATGGCCGCGGTATTCCTCGACCGCCCCGAGGCCGCCGCCCTCGCGCTCACCACCTACGCGCTGGGCAATGCGCTGATCATCCTCCCGGCCGGAAAATGGTCGGATCGGCACGGCAGGCGCCCGTTTATCATCCTCGGCTTTGCGCTGGCCGGGCTCTCCACCGCGGCCTTCGGCTATGCCGATAACCTGCTCTGGGCCCTGATCCTCTGCGCCCTCGCGGGCGTGGGAACCGGCCTCTCCGCCCCCTCCCAGCAGGCGGTTGTTGCCGATGTGATCGGGCAAAAGGCCAAGGGGGGCCAGGTGCTCGCGACATTCCAGATGGTCTCCGATCTAGGCGCGGTCCTCGGCCCCCTCCTGATCGGGCTGCTCGCCGATAGCGCGGGCTTTGGCCCGGCATTTGCCGTGACCGGCGGCCTCCTGCTGATCGCCGCCCTGGTCTGGCTGTTTATGCCCAAGGCACCCGTGCGCACCGAGACCGGCGCGATCGACGTGATTCCCCGCTAG
- a CDS encoding ABC transporter ATP-binding protein, with protein MTVPLLAAENLGFRYPGKDTDTLHEITLALGRGERVGLVGESGAGKSTILRTLLGLDRPGSGRVLFEGEPLDLRSAARMRAFRSRVQTVFQDPYSSLDPRASIGRSIGEPLRSLGIEPDRERRAARVRELLESVDLPADAADRYPHAFSGGQRQRIAIARALAPSPDLILADEPVSALDMSVRMQIIDLLRGLGRSEADPAGTGLLLVSHDLSIVAALCERIAVLREGRIVEQGPTMRVLGAPEHPYTRTLLAAVPRLPEL; from the coding sequence ATGACCGTTCCGCTGCTTGCCGCCGAGAACCTCGGCTTCCGCTATCCGGGCAAGGATACCGATACCCTGCACGAGATCACCCTGGCCCTGGGCCGCGGGGAGCGCGTGGGCCTGGTGGGCGAGTCCGGCGCGGGTAAGTCCACGATCCTGCGCACACTGCTGGGCCTGGATCGGCCCGGCTCGGGCCGGGTGCTTTTTGAGGGCGAGCCGCTGGATCTGCGCTCCGCGGCGCGGATGCGTGCGTTCCGCTCCCGGGTGCAAACGGTATTTCAGGACCCCTATTCCTCCCTGGATCCGCGGGCGAGCATCGGCCGCAGCATCGGCGAACCGCTACGTTCGCTGGGCATCGAGCCCGATCGGGAGCGCCGCGCCGCGCGCGTGCGGGAGCTGCTGGAGTCCGTGGATCTGCCCGCGGATGCCGCCGACCGTTATCCGCACGCGTTTTCGGGTGGCCAGCGGCAGCGCATCGCGATTGCGCGTGCCCTCGCCCCCTCCCCCGATCTGATTCTTGCGGATGAGCCGGTCTCGGCGCTGGATATGTCGGTGCGCATGCAGATCATCGATCTGCTGCGCGGGCTGGGCCGCAGCGAGGCCGATCCCGCGGGCACGGGCCTGCTGCTGGTGTCCCATGATCTGAGTATCGTGGCGGCGCTCTGCGAGCGGATCGCGGTGCTGCGCGAGGGACGCATCGTGGAGCAGGGCCCCACGATGCGGGTGCTGGGTGCGCCCGAGCATCCCTATACTCGCACGCTGCTGGCCGCGGTGCCGCGGCTTCCCGAGCTCTAG